A region of Ferruginibacter albus DNA encodes the following proteins:
- a CDS encoding glycosyl hydrolase family 65 protein has protein sequence MSNLWKVSADKFVNDKETIMRMGNVYQIANGYMGYRGTLDEFGPDELVGITIAGIFDRVGDSWREPVNAPNGGYTSVAVDGKEVSALTTPIKEHSQTLYLENALFERTTQYEASGKILTVSSTRFLSAAVPNLGVIKYSIVTDKAASVKIKTGIDCNIWDLNGKHLVDLQLEKNNDALLVHAVTNELGKKVAAVETIAIDFGKHNHSIEANKNLHIIELDTEAGKTYTFYKYFSVVTENDKVDSVKDAAAKIVEDAKAVGYENNLAAHNRQWKTKWEYCDVIIDGDEEAQQALRYSIFQLLIVAPVNGSANSIPARALSGQVYKGAIFWDTEMFMFPFFLYTYPEKAVELMRYRIKTLDGARRKAKTESVGFEGAFYAWESQDDGDDACTYFNIGDPNTGRDLRTHFRDKQVHISGDVAIAMWEYFKLTGDDSLLLEGGAEVILECARFYFSYAYFNKNKNQYEILDVIGPDEYHERVNNNAFTNMVAKATFEIANAVVHHFKQHYPAALDTLVKKINIGNELPLFVEAEKLLYIPQPNNEKVIEQFDTYFKLKDIGIKELKAKMIHPNEYLGAGQGLAVPTKVIKQADVVMMLNMFKDRYSKDIKKANWEYYEPRTEHGSSLSACAYAMVATEFGNLDFAYDYFLRTAKIDIEAKYKVYVGTIFMGGSHPAANGGAWMTAVFGFAGVQATATHVNINPRLYKKWNQLTFNLIYKGDRFAITITQSTVEVVAAASNKTSHTFIIAGKSISVEAAKKITESIA, from the coding sequence ATGAGTAATCTCTGGAAGGTAAGCGCAGACAAGTTTGTAAACGATAAGGAAACGATCATGCGCATGGGCAATGTTTATCAGATTGCCAATGGTTATATGGGTTATAGAGGAACATTGGATGAATTTGGTCCTGATGAATTAGTAGGGATAACTATTGCCGGAATTTTTGATAGGGTAGGCGATTCATGGAGAGAGCCTGTGAATGCGCCGAACGGGGGCTACACTTCGGTGGCAGTTGATGGAAAGGAAGTTTCTGCATTAACAACTCCAATAAAAGAGCATTCGCAAACATTGTATTTGGAAAATGCTTTGTTTGAGCGTACCACTCAATATGAAGCAAGCGGAAAGATACTAACGGTCAGCTCTACCCGCTTTTTAAGTGCTGCTGTTCCTAATTTGGGTGTAATAAAGTATAGTATTGTTACAGATAAAGCAGCATCTGTAAAGATCAAAACCGGTATTGACTGTAATATCTGGGACCTGAATGGAAAGCATTTAGTAGATCTTCAGTTAGAAAAAAATAATGATGCTTTATTGGTTCATGCTGTTACGAATGAATTAGGAAAAAAAGTAGCAGCTGTAGAAACTATTGCTATTGATTTCGGGAAACACAATCATTCAATTGAAGCGAATAAAAATTTGCATATAATTGAATTGGATACAGAAGCAGGTAAAACATACACTTTCTACAAATACTTTTCTGTAGTTACTGAGAATGATAAAGTAGATTCTGTTAAAGATGCTGCTGCTAAAATAGTAGAAGATGCAAAAGCTGTAGGATATGAAAATAATTTAGCAGCACATAACAGACAATGGAAAACAAAATGGGAATACTGCGATGTAATTATTGATGGCGATGAAGAGGCGCAGCAAGCATTGCGTTACAGTATTTTTCAGTTATTGATCGTAGCGCCGGTGAATGGAAGCGCTAATTCTATTCCTGCAAGAGCCTTGTCCGGACAGGTTTACAAAGGAGCGATATTCTGGGATACAGAAATGTTCATGTTCCCGTTCTTCTTGTATACCTATCCTGAAAAAGCAGTGGAATTAATGCGGTATCGTATTAAAACATTGGATGGAGCCCGCAGAAAAGCTAAAACAGAAAGCGTAGGTTTTGAAGGAGCATTTTATGCATGGGAAAGCCAGGATGATGGAGATGATGCTTGTACTTACTTTAACATCGGCGATCCGAATACGGGAAGAGATCTGCGTACGCACTTTAGAGATAAACAAGTTCACATCAGTGGCGATGTTGCCATTGCTATGTGGGAATATTTTAAATTAACCGGAGATGATAGCTTATTATTGGAAGGTGGCGCCGAAGTTATTTTAGAATGTGCTCGTTTTTATTTCTCTTATGCGTATTTCAATAAAAATAAAAATCAGTATGAGATTTTAGATGTAATTGGCCCGGATGAATACCATGAGCGGGTAAACAACAATGCGTTTACCAATATGGTAGCAAAAGCTACATTTGAAATTGCGAATGCTGTAGTGCATCATTTTAAGCAACATTATCCTGCTGCATTAGATACGTTGGTGAAGAAGATAAATATTGGAAACGAATTGCCATTGTTTGTTGAAGCAGAAAAACTCTTATACATTCCTCAACCTAACAATGAAAAAGTAATTGAGCAATTTGATACTTATTTCAAATTAAAAGATATCGGAATTAAAGAATTAAAGGCCAAGATGATCCATCCGAATGAATACCTGGGAGCAGGACAAGGCTTGGCAGTTCCAACAAAAGTTATTAAGCAGGCGGATGTAGTGATGATGTTGAATATGTTTAAAGACCGCTACAGCAAAGACATTAAGAAAGCCAACTGGGAATATTATGAGCCTCGTACAGAACACGGTTCCAGCTTAAGCGCTTGTGCGTATGCAATGGTCGCCACAGAATTTGGTAACCTGGATTTTGCGTATGATTATTTTTTGCGTACAGCTAAGATCGATATTGAAGCGAAGTATAAAGTATATGTAGGAACGATCTTTATGGGAGGTTCGCATCCGGCTGCTAACGGTGGCGCATGGATGACGGCGGTGTTTGGCTTTGCAGGTGTGCAGGCTACAGCAACACATGTAAACATCAATCCTCGTTTATACAAAAAATGGAACCAGCTTACATTTAACCTGATCTATAAAGGAGATAGGTTTGCAATAACTATTACACAATCTACTGTTGAGGTTGTTGCCGCAGCTTCTAATAAAACAAGTCATACATTTATTATTGCCGGAAAATCAATATCAGTTGAAGCGGCAAAAAAGATAACGGAGAGTATAGCTTAA
- a CDS encoding HAD family hydrolase produces MLNFDAVIFDMDGVITKTATVHSLAWTKMFNEYLQSREKKYKEPFKEFTHVNDYLPYVDGRPRYQGVDRFLKSRNIDIPFGDANDAPDAETVCGLGNRKNEFFNKILEEDGVELYDSTIALVNELLAKGIKVGVATSSKNCDIILGKAGIQNLFQTQVDGVVSANLGLKGKPEPDIFTTAADNLEVAYDRAVIVEDAVSGVQAGAKGNFGLVIGIAREHNADELKDNGADIVVEDLSQLSIDEINKLIAAKKVTS; encoded by the coding sequence ATGTTGAATTTTGATGCTGTGATTTTTGATATGGACGGTGTAATTACTAAAACAGCAACCGTTCATTCTCTAGCCTGGACAAAAATGTTTAACGAGTATCTTCAATCGAGAGAAAAAAAATACAAAGAACCTTTTAAAGAGTTTACTCACGTTAACGACTATCTTCCTTACGTTGATGGCAGACCAAGATACCAGGGTGTTGACCGTTTTTTAAAATCAAGAAACATAGATATTCCATTTGGCGATGCCAATGATGCACCCGATGCAGAAACAGTTTGCGGTTTAGGCAATCGTAAAAATGAATTTTTTAATAAGATATTGGAGGAAGATGGAGTGGAGTTATACGATTCAACTATTGCATTGGTAAATGAATTGCTTGCTAAAGGAATAAAAGTAGGAGTCGCAACTTCCAGCAAAAACTGCGATATTATTTTAGGAAAAGCAGGTATACAAAACTTATTTCAAACACAGGTTGATGGGGTGGTTTCTGCAAACCTTGGATTAAAAGGAAAACCTGAACCGGATATTTTTACTACAGCTGCCGATAATTTAGAAGTAGCTTACGATCGTGCAGTGATCGTAGAAGATGCAGTATCCGGGGTACAGGCAGGAGCTAAAGGAAACTTTGGTTTAGTAATAGGAATAGCAAGGGAGCATAATGCCGATGAATTAAAAGATAATGGTGCAGATATCGTGGTAGAAGATCTCTCACAGTTAAGCATAGACGAAATTAATAAGCTTATTGCCGCCAAAAAAGTAACGAGTTAA
- a CDS encoding MFS transporter, with product MKKKPLLSFWQLWNMSFGYIGIQFGFALQNSNLSRIFETLGAKQDEIPALWIAAPLSGLIIQPIIGYMSDRTWNRLGRRKPYFLTGAILASSALLILPNSPALWVAAGMLWMLDASINITMEPMRAFVGDMLSDEQRTQGFAMQTFFIGAASIVGSMLPYLITNIAGISNTAPEGIIPPSVRFAFYTGGIIYICAVLWTIFTVKEYSPEEQAAFEGHETEAAAKEGDELILNTKKYYTSGFIYLIAGIIATIIIYYGSWDKALYILSIGVGAYGILKLVTAQFYVGGSRTGLVEIIYDMDNMPGAMKQLSLITVLTWFALFAMWIYSTSAITSTKYNMKVDKAVVDTMRSNIQSVLSRPAIADSTKKQFETLQEDIKEIDKYRPNDNPVRISVNLSNHYADSTNTVFSATNKMELKRVQKEYNDGADWVGVLNSVYNGVAALIAFLLPVIARRMTRVKTHFVCLLLGGLGFISIYFFGSPKLLIISMIGIGIAWAGLLTFPYAILSSVVPQKKMGVYMGMFNYFVVIPQILAAAILGLLVRTAFNGNSIYALVLGGISMIIAGILMLFVKDEKDKV from the coding sequence ATGAAAAAGAAGCCCTTATTAAGTTTCTGGCAGTTATGGAATATGAGTTTTGGATACATCGGTATCCAATTTGGTTTTGCCTTACAGAATAGTAATTTAAGTCGCATATTTGAAACATTAGGTGCCAAGCAGGATGAAATCCCGGCCCTATGGATCGCTGCGCCACTATCAGGCTTGATCATACAGCCTATTATCGGTTACATGAGCGATAGAACCTGGAACCGTTTGGGTCGTCGTAAGCCATACTTTTTAACCGGGGCTATTTTGGCATCATCAGCATTATTAATATTGCCCAACTCGCCGGCTTTATGGGTTGCAGCAGGTATGTTATGGATGTTGGATGCTTCCATTAATATAACGATGGAACCCATGCGTGCATTTGTTGGCGATATGTTGTCTGATGAACAAAGAACGCAAGGTTTTGCTATGCAGACCTTTTTTATCGGCGCTGCTTCCATTGTAGGATCGATGTTGCCTTATCTTATTACCAATATAGCAGGTATATCTAATACAGCTCCCGAAGGTATCATTCCTCCATCGGTACGTTTTGCTTTTTATACCGGCGGTATAATTTATATATGCGCTGTATTGTGGACGATCTTTACCGTAAAAGAATATTCGCCTGAAGAGCAAGCTGCATTTGAAGGACATGAAACTGAAGCTGCTGCAAAAGAAGGCGATGAATTAATTCTTAACACTAAAAAATATTATACTTCCGGCTTTATCTATCTCATTGCAGGAATCATAGCAACTATTATTATCTATTATGGCAGCTGGGATAAAGCATTATATATTCTTTCAATCGGAGTGGGGGCATATGGTATTTTAAAATTAGTAACTGCTCAGTTTTATGTTGGCGGTAGCAGAACGGGCTTGGTTGAAATTATATACGATATGGATAATATGCCGGGCGCAATGAAACAATTATCTCTAATAACCGTTTTGACCTGGTTTGCATTGTTTGCTATGTGGATCTACAGCACCAGCGCAATAACAAGTACTAAATACAATATGAAGGTGGATAAAGCGGTAGTAGATACAATGAGGAGTAATATCCAATCTGTGTTAAGTAGGCCTGCTATTGCCGATAGCACAAAAAAACAATTTGAAACTTTGCAAGAGGATATAAAAGAAATAGATAAATACAGACCTAATGATAACCCGGTAAGAATTTCTGTCAACTTATCAAACCATTATGCTGATAGCACCAATACTGTTTTTTCTGCCACTAATAAAATGGAGTTAAAGCGGGTACAGAAGGAATACAACGACGGTGCTGATTGGGTGGGTGTATTAAACTCGGTGTACAATGGCGTTGCAGCATTAATTGCATTTTTACTTCCTGTGATCGCCAGAAGAATGACAAGAGTAAAAACTCATTTTGTGTGCCTTCTTTTAGGTGGACTTGGTTTTATATCTATCTACTTCTTTGGAAGTCCTAAGCTATTGATCATATCCATGATCGGTATTGGTATCGCATGGGCAGGTTTGCTGACATTCCCTTATGCTATTTTAAGTAGTGTTGTTCCGCAAAAAAAGATGGGAGTGTATATGGGTATGTTCAATTATTTTGTAGTAATACCACAAATATTGGCGGCGGCTATATTAGGATTGTTGGTACGTACTGCATTTAACGGTAATTCTATTTATGCGTTGGTATTAGGTGGTATCTCAATGATCATTGCGGGTATATTAATGTTATTTGTTAAAGACGAAAAAGATAAAGTTTAA
- a CDS encoding family 43 glycosylhydrolase, whose amino-acid sequence MLRYSITIVLLMAFANNFLFAQALPLTQQTTICNPLNLNYRFCLDTPSRREAADPTIINFKNDYFLFASKSGGYWQSSDLVQWKFIATRDLPLEDYAPTAVVVGDTVYFMASSGKDGSKIYKTADPASGKWQIANNNFPIGLIDPCLFLDDDGRLYLYYGCSNINPIYGIELDRKTLMPIGKPTECFNSHKEEYGWERSGDYNEKPDAPWIEGSWMTKHNGRYYLQYAAPGTQFKSYCDGMYVSTNPLGPFTLANNNPFSYKPEGFIAGAGHSSTFKDKYGNYWQASTMTISVKHMFERRIGLFPVTFDTTYNAYVNTRFGDYPFYMPTGISTQWMLLSYNKLVSASSFKQEHPPLNAVDENIRTYWSAKTGNNKEWMIVDLYKASTVNAIQLNFAEDNTKIPGRSIDIYYQYKIECSNDNKTWQLAIDKSLNKEDAPHDYMQFIKPIKARYWRIKNIHVPDGNFAISDFRIFGNGGGTLPLKAEEVEIVRDSVDRCTVYLKWRLAKTPTNYYVRYGTAKNKLYLNYEVLNSNEVTIHSLNKEQSYYFTIDSFNENGVQYGTKTIYVK is encoded by the coding sequence ATGCTTAGATATTCAATTACTATCGTTCTTTTAATGGCATTCGCCAATAATTTTTTATTTGCACAGGCACTTCCTCTTACCCAACAAACTACTATTTGCAATCCGCTCAACTTGAATTACCGGTTTTGTTTAGATACTCCTTCCAGGAGAGAAGCAGCAGATCCCACTATAATAAATTTTAAAAACGACTACTTTTTATTCGCATCAAAATCAGGCGGGTATTGGCAATCATCCGACCTGGTACAATGGAAATTTATAGCAACAAGGGATTTGCCTTTAGAAGACTACGCTCCTACTGCAGTGGTAGTTGGGGATACTGTTTATTTCATGGCATCTTCGGGAAAAGATGGAAGCAAAATTTATAAAACTGCTGATCCTGCAAGTGGCAAATGGCAGATCGCTAATAATAATTTCCCTATCGGCCTGATTGATCCTTGCTTATTTTTGGATGATGATGGAAGGCTTTATTTGTACTACGGTTGTTCCAACATCAATCCTATTTACGGTATTGAATTAGATAGAAAAACACTAATGCCAATTGGAAAACCAACTGAATGTTTTAATAGCCACAAAGAAGAATATGGTTGGGAACGTTCCGGCGATTACAATGAAAAGCCCGATGCCCCCTGGATTGAAGGATCGTGGATGACAAAGCATAATGGCAGATATTATTTACAATATGCAGCTCCGGGAACACAATTCAAAAGCTATTGCGATGGAATGTATGTTTCAACAAATCCGCTTGGGCCATTTACATTAGCCAACAATAATCCGTTTTCATATAAACCCGAAGGTTTTATTGCAGGCGCAGGGCATAGCAGCACATTCAAAGATAAATATGGTAATTACTGGCAGGCTTCTACTATGACAATTTCTGTAAAGCATATGTTTGAACGTCGTATCGGGCTATTTCCTGTAACTTTTGATACGACTTATAATGCTTATGTAAATACAAGGTTTGGAGATTATCCTTTCTACATGCCAACCGGCATATCAACACAATGGATGTTGCTATCCTACAACAAACTTGTATCTGCTTCATCTTTTAAGCAAGAACATCCTCCTTTAAATGCTGTAGATGAAAACATACGAACTTATTGGAGTGCTAAAACAGGCAATAACAAGGAATGGATGATCGTAGATCTGTATAAAGCCTCTACTGTAAATGCAATTCAATTAAATTTTGCAGAAGATAATACTAAAATACCTGGACGCAGTATAGATATCTATTATCAATATAAAATAGAATGCAGCAATGATAATAAAACGTGGCAATTGGCTATAGATAAATCATTGAATAAAGAAGATGCCCCACATGATTATATGCAATTTATCAAACCTATAAAAGCCCGTTATTGGCGGATAAAGAATATTCACGTACCTGATGGGAATTTTGCCATCTCGGACTTCAGGATATTTGGCAACGGTGGTGGTACTCTTCCTTTGAAAGCAGAAGAAGTAGAAATTGTTCGGGATAGCGTCGATAGATGCACTGTTTATTTAAAATGGAGATTAGCCAAAACTCCTACTAATTATTATGTACGATACGGAACAGCAAAGAATAAATTATACCTTAATTATGAAGTATTGAATTCAAATGAGGTAACTATTCATTCTTTAAATAAAGAACAAAGCTATTATTTCACTATTGATAGCTTTAATGAAAATGGTGTACAATATGGGACAAAGACCATTTATGTAAAATAA
- a CDS encoding MFS transporter — translation MISNISSFIKNKPALAVGFLFSVSSLLFGIWVASIPGIKYRLGFSDGSLGLSLLLSPLGAITGMLISAKVFSKIQVGKWLLFGYIITSILMVLQINSVNRLMFWICLYFFGLVSFLNGVSTNATVNIMEKKWNTLMMSTCHAMYSLGGAVSAGIAALLFTFHISSGWQIVIVVTTIIIVIISNKKHLLTNKDIIHSGSKLKLPSLTILGLSFICMVSFMAEGCVADWSAIYFKEVLHSPKAFISLGYAGFSCAMTLGRFNGDALFAKFGNKKLVISGSLLAAAGFLAVVLAPAIPVAIAGYILVGFGCCCTVPILFRASANIPNVGAVEGFAMITTGGLIGFLTGPSIIGFISEEAGLSKALSLLIIMTLLAGFAAWKNKFLTNKIDDKVSLNFDEQLY, via the coding sequence ATGATCAGTAATATTTCTTCGTTCATAAAAAATAAACCTGCATTAGCAGTTGGGTTTCTATTCTCAGTATCAAGTTTATTGTTTGGTATATGGGTGGCATCAATACCCGGCATTAAATATAGGCTTGGCTTTTCGGATGGCAGCCTCGGACTTTCCTTATTGTTATCACCGCTCGGCGCTATTACCGGTATGCTTATTTCAGCAAAAGTGTTTAGTAAAATACAGGTAGGCAAATGGCTACTCTTCGGCTATATTATTACTTCTATTTTAATGGTTTTGCAGATAAATTCTGTAAACCGGCTAATGTTTTGGATCTGTCTGTATTTTTTTGGGCTGGTTAGTTTTTTGAATGGAGTATCTACCAACGCTACTGTTAACATCATGGAAAAAAAATGGAACACGTTAATGATGAGTACGTGCCATGCCATGTATAGTTTAGGCGGAGCCGTGAGTGCCGGTATCGCAGCATTATTATTTACATTCCATATTTCATCGGGGTGGCAAATTGTAATAGTGGTTACTACAATTATAATTGTTATTATTTCCAACAAAAAACATTTATTGACCAACAAGGATATTATTCATTCGGGTTCAAAATTAAAATTACCTTCCTTAACCATTTTAGGACTTTCATTTATTTGCATGGTTAGTTTTATGGCTGAAGGTTGTGTGGCAGATTGGAGTGCTATTTATTTTAAAGAAGTATTGCATTCACCAAAAGCATTCATCAGTTTAGGATATGCGGGTTTTTCCTGTGCCATGACATTGGGAAGGTTTAATGGCGATGCTCTTTTTGCGAAATTTGGAAATAAAAAATTGGTCATAAGCGGAAGTCTTTTGGCAGCAGCAGGTTTTTTAGCTGTAGTGTTAGCGCCTGCCATACCAGTGGCCATTGCAGGATATATATTGGTTGGTTTTGGATGTTGTTGTACTGTTCCAATATTATTCAGAGCTTCTGCCAATATTCCCAATGTAGGAGCAGTAGAAGGTTTTGCAATGATCACTACAGGCGGGCTGATCGGTTTTCTTACAGGACCATCTATTATTGGCTTTATTTCGGAAGAGGCAGGTCTTTCTAAAGCACTTTCTTTATTAATAATAATGACCTTATTAGCGGGCTTTGCCGCATGGAAAAACAAATTCCTTACTAATAAAATTGATGATAAAGTATCATTGAATTTTGATGAGCAGCTGTATTGA
- a CDS encoding M1 family metallopeptidase, producing MKKNLVVAFLVFSSVSFAQPAMDIYRASATKINDLVHTKLDVRFDYAKAYMYGKAWITLKPHFYPTDSLTLDAKGMDIKEVSMVNGTSQSPLKYTYDSTQLHINLGRLYTNGDKYTIYIDYTSKPNERKTHGSAAITEDRGLYFINPTGEDKTKPIQIWTQGETEANSVWMPTIDKPNQKSTDEIYMTVPDKYVTLSNGLLVSQKKNADGTRTDYWKMDLPHAPYLFFMGVGDYAIVKDSYKGKEVNYYVTKDYAPYAKGIFGNTPEMIGFYEKILGVPYPWAKYDQIVGKDYVSGAMENTTATLHQESAYQNARELKDGNSWETVIAHELFHQWFGDLVTTESWSNITVNESMADYSQTLWQEYKYGKDAGDEENQDGLRQYLSDPESDTKDLVRFHYSDKEDVFDLVSYQKGGRVLNMLRNYVGDSAFFKALNLYLTTNKFKTGEAHQLRLAFEEVTGQDLNWFWNQWYYGDGHPKLTIDYTYDDAMGKAWVIVKQTQDMDKVFKLPVAIDVYNGSNKVRYNVWLNNRSDTFAFAYSKHPDLINVDADKVLLCEKTDNKSFLNYVHQIKYAPKYLDRKEALDYFKKQGFQELSLGLNDSYAPLRTYAIEGLANSKFVTDEFVIKRIESIAATEQNKKTLAAALSFLAKRNDEKYLPLFTKNVDDSSYSVAGAALAGLAALQPDKAYELAKKYSNDAKGDLGLAVVEIIVDKGSDADYDYVVNTFDELPVGQAKFDMVYALSEFLSKLNDNAKVKAGVDAIVKFKKQLPDRYSNYFMGALEKVGNAKGKEIQDYISDNVK from the coding sequence ATGAAAAAAAATCTCGTAGTAGCATTCCTGGTATTTTCCAGTGTATCATTTGCGCAACCGGCAATGGATATTTACCGGGCAAGCGCCACCAAGATCAACGACCTGGTACATACCAAACTGGATGTAAGGTTTGATTATGCCAAAGCCTACATGTACGGCAAAGCATGGATAACATTAAAGCCTCATTTTTATCCAACGGATTCATTAACATTGGATGCAAAAGGCATGGACATTAAGGAAGTAAGCATGGTAAACGGCACTTCACAAAGTCCTTTAAAATACACGTACGACAGTACACAACTGCACATTAATCTTGGCAGGCTATACACTAACGGAGATAAATACACTATTTATATTGATTATACTTCCAAGCCAAATGAACGCAAAACTCACGGCAGTGCTGCTATAACAGAGGATAGAGGCTTATATTTTATTAATCCGACAGGAGAAGATAAAACCAAGCCTATTCAAATATGGACACAAGGCGAAACCGAAGCTAACAGCGTGTGGATGCCAACCATTGATAAACCCAACCAAAAATCAACAGACGAAATTTATATGACAGTGCCTGATAAATATGTTACGCTTAGTAACGGTTTATTGGTAAGTCAAAAGAAAAATGCAGACGGTACAAGAACGGATTACTGGAAAATGGATCTGCCACATGCCCCCTATTTATTCTTTATGGGTGTAGGCGATTATGCTATTGTAAAAGACAGCTATAAAGGCAAAGAAGTAAATTACTACGTAACCAAGGATTATGCACCTTATGCAAAAGGCATTTTTGGCAACACACCCGAAATGATTGGTTTTTATGAGAAGATACTGGGTGTTCCTTATCCCTGGGCTAAGTACGATCAGATAGTTGGTAAGGATTATGTTAGCGGAGCGATGGAAAACACAACTGCTACTTTGCACCAGGAAAGTGCTTATCAAAATGCAAGAGAACTAAAAGATGGCAATAGCTGGGAAACCGTTATTGCGCACGAATTATTTCACCAATGGTTTGGTGATCTCGTTACTACTGAAAGTTGGAGTAACATCACTGTAAATGAATCAATGGCGGATTACAGCCAAACGCTTTGGCAGGAATATAAATATGGTAAAGATGCGGGTGATGAAGAAAACCAGGACGGGTTAAGACAGTATTTATCAGATCCTGAATCTGACACGAAAGATTTGGTTCGCTTTCATTATAGTGATAAAGAAGATGTGTTCGATTTAGTAAGCTATCAAAAAGGTGGTCGCGTATTGAACATGTTGCGTAATTATGTTGGCGATAGTGCTTTCTTTAAAGCATTGAATTTGTATTTAACCACTAATAAATTTAAAACCGGCGAAGCGCATCAGTTGCGTTTGGCATTTGAAGAAGTAACCGGACAAGACCTGAATTGGTTCTGGAACCAATGGTATTACGGAGACGGACATCCTAAATTGACAATTGATTATACTTATGATGATGCGATGGGCAAAGCATGGGTAATTGTTAAGCAAACGCAGGACATGGACAAAGTATTCAAATTGCCTGTTGCTATTGACGTTTACAACGGCTCTAACAAAGTGCGTTATAATGTTTGGTTAAACAATCGTTCAGATACTTTTGCATTTGCTTACAGCAAACATCCCGACCTAATAAATGTAGATGCCGATAAAGTTTTATTATGTGAAAAAACAGACAATAAATCTTTCCTTAATTATGTGCATCAAATAAAATATGCGCCTAAATATTTAGACAGGAAAGAAGCATTGGATTACTTTAAGAAACAAGGTTTCCAGGAATTATCATTAGGATTGAATGATAGTTATGCGCCTTTGCGTACTTATGCAATTGAAGGGTTGGCAAATTCTAAATTTGTAACAGATGAATTTGTAATTAAACGAATTGAAAGTATTGCAGCCACTGAACAGAATAAAAAAACACTGGCAGCCGCATTAAGTTTTCTAGCTAAAAGAAATGACGAAAAATACCTGCCGTTGTTTACCAAGAATGTAGATGACTCATCGTATTCTGTTGCCGGTGCGGCTTTAGCAGGATTGGCAGCGTTACAACCTGATAAAGCTTACGAGTTGGCAAAAAAATACAGCAACGATGCCAAAGGCGATCTGGGTTTGGCTGTAGTAGAGATCATTGTTGACAAAGGTAGTGATGCAGATTATGATTACGTGGTAAACACTTTTGATGAATTGCCTGTGGGACAAGCCAAATTTGACATGGTATATGCATTGAGCGAGTTCTTAAGCAAATTGAACGATAATGCTAAAGTCAAAGCCGGTGTTGATGCTATTGTGAAATTCAAAAAACAATTACCGGATAGATATTCCAATTATTTTATGGGAGCTTTGGAAAAAGTTGGTAATGCAAAAGGAAAAGAAATACAGGATTATATTTCCGATAACGTTAAATAA